The proteins below come from a single Serratia ficaria genomic window:
- the folK gene encoding 2-amino-4-hydroxy-6-hydroxymethyldihydropteridine diphosphokinase, with protein sequence MIRVYIALGSNLAQPLQQVNAALEALEHLPRTRLIVCSSFYRTKPLGPQNQPDFLNAVVALDTLLPPEQLLDHTQAIERNQGRVRKDERWGPRTLDLDIMLYGDRVIHSDRLTVPHYGLKEREFMLYPLAEIAPDLRFPDGESLASCLKRVPENGMTPWHQPKS encoded by the coding sequence ATGATCCGCGTTTATATCGCGCTGGGCAGCAACCTGGCGCAGCCGCTGCAACAGGTTAACGCCGCGCTGGAGGCGCTGGAGCATCTCCCGCGCACCCGGCTGATCGTCTGTTCGTCGTTTTACCGCACCAAACCGCTGGGGCCGCAAAACCAGCCGGATTTCCTCAATGCGGTGGTGGCGCTGGATACCCTGTTGCCGCCCGAACAGCTGCTCGATCACACCCAGGCGATAGAACGCAATCAGGGCCGCGTGCGCAAGGACGAACGCTGGGGGCCGCGCACTCTCGATCTGGACATCATGCTGTACGGCGATCGGGTGATCCACAGCGATCGCCTGACGGTGCCGCATTACGGCCTGAAAGAGCGCGAATTCATGCTCTACCCGCTGGCTGAAATCGCCCCCGACCTGCGCTTCCCGGACGGCGAATCGCTGGCCAGCTGTCTGAAGCGCGTGCCGGAAAACGGCATGACGCCGTGGCATCAGCCAAAATCCTGA
- the qseC gene encoding quorum sensing histidine kinase QseC produces the protein MKRLSLRLRLILIFSLLALLTWCSASLVAWMMTRDNVNEVFDTQQMLFAKRLATANLGDLLADENARSLPKTKRLVHHGKRGEQDDDALAFAIFDRAGRMLLNDGENGADFRFDGAREGFADGERKGDDDSWRLLWLTSPDGRYRIVVGQEWDYRRDMALGMVTGQLVPWLVTLPVLMLLIALMVGRELRPLRAVAAGLRKRAPDDATPLDARQVPAEVRPLVDALNALFSRINALLVRERRFTSDAAHELRSPLAALRVQTEVVQLAGDDAQMREHALDNLTLGIDRATRLVDQLLTLSRLDSLSDLDALEPVDWNRLVPMTLADLDRQAHAAGVTLRYEQQGAPRPRQGQPLLLSLLVRNLVDNAVRYAAAGGTVRVTLGERSLTVEDDGPGVTAEHLARLGERFYRPPGQEQTGSGLGLSIVQRIAGLHALRVNFANRPEGGFIARVML, from the coding sequence GTGAAGCGTCTCAGCCTGCGTCTGCGCCTGATCCTGATCTTCAGCCTGCTGGCGTTGCTGACCTGGTGTTCCGCCAGCCTGGTGGCGTGGATGATGACGCGCGACAACGTCAATGAAGTGTTCGATACGCAACAGATGCTGTTCGCCAAGCGGCTGGCGACTGCCAATCTCGGCGACCTGCTGGCCGACGAGAACGCGCGCAGCCTGCCGAAAACCAAAAGGTTGGTGCACCACGGCAAGCGCGGCGAGCAGGACGACGACGCGTTGGCCTTCGCCATCTTCGACCGCGCCGGCAGAATGTTGCTGAACGACGGCGAGAACGGCGCCGACTTTCGTTTCGACGGCGCGCGCGAAGGGTTTGCCGACGGCGAGCGCAAAGGCGATGACGACAGCTGGCGGCTGCTGTGGCTGACCAGCCCTGACGGCCGCTACCGCATCGTGGTCGGGCAGGAGTGGGATTACCGGCGCGATATGGCGCTGGGGATGGTGACGGGCCAGCTGGTGCCCTGGCTGGTGACGCTGCCGGTGCTGATGCTGCTGATTGCCTTGATGGTCGGCCGCGAGCTGCGGCCGCTGCGCGCGGTGGCGGCGGGGTTGCGCAAGCGCGCGCCGGACGACGCCACGCCGCTGGATGCGCGGCAGGTGCCCGCCGAAGTGCGGCCGCTGGTGGATGCGCTCAACGCGCTGTTCAGCCGCATCAACGCGCTGCTGGTGCGCGAGCGGCGCTTTACCTCCGATGCCGCCCATGAGCTGCGCAGCCCTTTGGCGGCGCTGCGGGTGCAAACCGAGGTGGTGCAGCTGGCCGGCGACGATGCGCAGATGCGCGAACATGCGCTGGATAACCTGACGCTCGGCATCGATCGCGCGACGCGCTTGGTGGATCAACTGCTGACGCTGTCGCGGCTGGATTCGCTGTCGGATCTGGACGCGCTGGAACCGGTAGACTGGAATAGGCTGGTGCCGATGACGCTGGCCGACCTGGACCGGCAGGCCCACGCGGCGGGCGTGACGTTGCGCTATGAGCAGCAGGGCGCGCCCAGGCCGCGCCAGGGGCAGCCGCTGCTGCTGTCGTTGCTGGTGCGCAACCTGGTGGACAACGCGGTGCGTTACGCCGCTGCGGGCGGCACGGTCAGGGTCACGCTTGGCGAAAGGTCGCTGACGGTCGAGGATGATGGGCCGGGGGTCACGGCGGAGCATTTGGCGCGGCTGGGGGAGCGTTTTTATCGGCCGCCGGGCCAGGAACAAACCGGCAGCGGTCTGGGATTATCGATTGTTCAGCGCATCGCCGGGCTGCACGCTCTGCGCGTCAACTTCGCCAATCGTCCTGAAGGGGGATTTATTGCGCGGGTGATGCTGTAG
- the qseB gene encoding quorum sensing response regulator transcription factor QseB, producing MRILLIEDDKLIGDGIKAGLTKLGFNLDWFTDGLVGKNALESAPYDAVILDLSLPGLDGLDLLRQWRQAGHDVPVLILTARDALEQRVSGLQSGADDYLCKPFALAEVAARLQALIRRRHGQLQPQLVHGGVVFDAATRSVSRNGEPVTLTPRELAVLELFLHNKGRVLARPLIQEKLYNWDDEVSSNAVEVHIHHLRRKLGNGFIRTIHGVGYTLGDAP from the coding sequence ATGCGAATTCTGCTGATAGAAGATGACAAATTAATTGGCGACGGCATCAAGGCCGGGCTGACCAAGCTGGGCTTCAATCTCGATTGGTTTACCGATGGGCTGGTCGGCAAAAACGCGCTGGAAAGCGCGCCTTATGATGCGGTGATCCTCGATCTCAGCCTGCCGGGCCTCGACGGTCTGGACCTGCTGCGCCAGTGGCGGCAGGCCGGGCACGACGTGCCGGTGCTGATCCTCACCGCCCGCGACGCGCTGGAGCAGCGGGTCAGCGGCCTGCAAAGCGGCGCCGACGACTACCTGTGCAAGCCGTTCGCGCTGGCGGAGGTCGCGGCGCGCCTGCAGGCGCTGATCCGCCGTCGCCACGGCCAACTGCAGCCGCAGCTGGTGCACGGCGGCGTGGTGTTTGACGCCGCCACCCGCAGCGTGAGCCGCAACGGCGAACCGGTGACGCTCACGCCGCGGGAGCTGGCGGTTCTGGAGCTGTTCCTGCATAACAAAGGCCGGGTGCTGGCGCGGCCGCTGATCCAGGAAAAGCTGTACAACTGGGACGACGAGGTGAGCAGCAACGCGGTGGAGGTGCATATTCATCACCTGCGGCGCAAACTGGGCAACGGCTTCATCCGCACCATTCACGGCGTGGGGTATACGCTGGGGGACGCGCCGTGA